A window of Desulfobulbus oralis genomic DNA:
GCAGGTGCGGCCCCGCTCCGGGCTTGCTGTCAGGCATGGGGTGACGGTGGTGAACGCGCCAGGCACCATTGATGCCGATTATCGTGGTGAAGTCAGGGTCGGACTGATCAACCTGGGGCCGGCGGCCTACACCATCCGGCGCGGCGATCGCATCGCCCAACTGGTCTTGGCGCCAGTGCTGCGGGCGACGGTGAAGGTAGTGACCCAGCTTGCGGGGACGGTCCGGGGCAGCGGCGGCTTTGGCCATACCGGCAGATAACGGGAAAACGGCGTGCGTTGCATCGTTTTGGGCAGCGGCAGCAGGGGCAATGCAACCCTGATAGAGGCCGGATCCACCCGGGTGCTGGTGGATAACGGCTTTTCGGCAAAGGAACTCCTTGCCCGGCTGCAACGGGTGGCCATCGAGCCGGAGAGTATTACCGCGCTGCTGCTGACCCATGAGCACAACGATCACGTGGCTGGTGCGGGCGCACTGGCGAGAAGACTCAGGCTGCCGGTTTATGGCAATGTGCCCACCCTGCGCGCCGCGGAGGCCAAGCTGGGCAAGGTCCCGGAGCTGCACGAATTCAACACCGGAGACAGCTTTGCCGTGGAGGGCGTCGAAATTCACGCCTTCAGCGTCTCCCATGACACGGCCGATCCCGTGGGCTTTACGGTGAGCGATGGCCGGCAGTGCATTGGTTACTGCACTGATACCGGCACGGTGACGCGGCTCCTGCGCCACACGCTCTCCGCCTGTCAGGGCCTGGTGCTGGAGGCCAACCACGATGTGGACATGCTGCGGGACGGGCCCTATCCGCTGGCCCTGCAGCAGCGGGTGCTCTCCAGTCAGGGGCATCTCTCCAACGAGCGCGCGCTCCAGCTTGTCGCCGAGCTGGCCCAGGAGGGACTGCGCAAGCTCGTTTTGGCGCATTTGAGTGAAATCAACAACGCGCCGGAGCTTGTGCAGCGGGAAATAGCGCGCTGGAGCGCCGTGCTGGCCGGGCTCGAGATCCGGCTCGCCAGCCAGCATCGGCCCGCGCCGGTTCTGGATTTGGATGCCGGGGAAGGCGGCTAGCCGCGCGGATGGTATTTTTTGTGCACTTCCTTGAGCCGGCTGGTGTCGATATGGGTGTAGATCTGCGTGGTGCTGATGTCGCTGTGACCCAGCATCATCTGCACCGAGCGCAGGTCGGCCCCGCCGCCGAGCAGGTGGGTGGCAAAGGAATGGCGCAGGGTATGCGGGCTGATCTGTTTGCGGATGCCGGCGCTGAGAGCCGCTTTCTGGATAATTTGCCAGAAGCGGATGCGGGTCATGGCTTTACCACGGCTGGTGACAAAAAGGTCCGGGGAGGGACGGCCCTGCAGCAGGAGCGGTCGGCTTTTCCGGAGATATTCCTGGATGACACAGGCCGTTTGTTCTGCAAAGGGAATGACCCGTTCCTTGTTGCCTTTGCCCAGAACACGCAGGTGACCATTTGCAAGGCTGCAGGCTGCGAGCGGCAGCCCCACCAGTTCGGAGACCCGAAGACCGGTGGCATAGAGCAGGTGCAGCATGGCGTGGTTGCGCAGGCCAATGGGGCTGTCCGTGCGAAAACAGTGCAAAAGCGTCTCCACTTCCGCCACAGTGAGCGCTTTGGGGAGCTGGAGACCTGTCTTGGGCGCATCCACCAGATTGAGGGGGTTTATCGGCAAATCGCCCCTGATCACCAGAAAATTGCCGTAGGCGCGCAGCGCCGCCAGACGGCGGGCCAGGGAGCGCGCCGTGATGCCGCGTTGTCTGCAGGCTTCCAGATAGTCGTGGATTTGCGCCTGGACGCACTCGGGCCTGTCTGCAAGCTGTCCGGTGCCGAGACTGGTAAAAACGTCCTGCAAATCCGAACGATAGGCTGCCACGGTGTTGGCCGAAAGTCTGCGCACGGTGGTGAGGTAATCCAGAAAAGGCTGTAAACTGGACATGCTCTGGCAGCGGGAAAACGTCAATAAAAAAACCGGCGGGAGACCGCCGGTTTTGTGTTCAAACGCGATTTTTGATCCGGTTGAACTTGCGAAGTTTTCGAAGCGCCTCGGCTGCTTTACGGCGCTTTCTGATGCTGGGTTTTTCGTAAAACTCGCGCCGTTTCAGCTCACGCTTGATACCGTCAATCTGCAACTTTTTTTTCAACTGACGGATTGCGTATTCGAGGTCACCTCGCACTTCCACTTCAATCATGAAATCACATCCTTTCCGGTTGAATGCACAAAATGAAAAACCATTAACTGCGCCACTATACCATGTTGCTTCTTTCTGTCAATTCCAAAGCGCGGCAACAGCCTGCGGCCTTTTTTTGAAAAAACCGCCTCAGGACTGAAGCAGGACCTGCCCCATCCAGGTCAGTGTGAGGCTCATGAGCAGGTAAAACGCGCAGGCGGCCAGGGTGAGGGGCAGAATCCTTTTCCACGATCTGTGGCCATATCCCTGGGGAAAATGCCTGCGCACATAGCGTATCTGCGTGCCTGCGGACAGGAACAGCCAGCCGGTCATGTACAGGAGCATGAGCGTCGCGGTGCAGGAGTCCAGCACCCGGGTATCGGTCTGTATCAGGGCAAGGCCCGGATTGAGCAGCAGAATCACGCAACCCGCCATACACCACCAGAAGGACGACCTGGCGTGCCCCACCTCGTGGAGTGCCCGCCAGTTCAGCATCTGCACTGCTGCGCCGAAGACCGGAGTGAAAAGGAAGCTCAGCGCCACGGTCGCAAGCGGGCTCCACAGAAGGGGGAGGGGACTGGCGGGCTGCTGCCGGGTTTGTTTAATCTGCAAGGCGGACATCTGTGACGACGGGTCTGGCCCCCAGGAGATAGTCGGCCCGGACATTGCCCAGGGCGGCGAAGATCTGGCCTTTGGCGCCGGGAACACGGCGGTAGATTTCAAGCGCCAGATTGTGCATGGTCTCACGCCGGGTACGACCGGCAAGCGGGCAGGATGAAGCCACCGGCTGCAGCCGGTTCATGGCGGCCAGGGCGGCAATGTCCGCCTTCTCCACATAGGCGAGGGGGCGGATCAGGGTGAGCTGTCCCCGAAAGAGCCGCTGTTTGGGCCCCATGGTACTGATATTGCCCGCGCAGGTGAGATTCAGGAGAAAGGTTTCGATGACATCATCCTGGTGGTGCCCCAGGGCCACCTTGTTGCAACCCAGGTGACGCGCCGCGCGGAACAGGCTGTTGCGTCGGTTCCTGGCACAGGCAAAGCAAGTGCCCGCTGCATGCTCCCGGCTCCCGTTCGCGGCAGAATCCGGCCCCGGCCGCAAAGCTGCCAGCAGCTCGAGGCCCAGGCCGTTTTTGGCCAGCTCTTCTGTAATCGCCAGGGCGGATGGGCCCGGGTTTTCGGGTGTGCCGTCCATGCATACATGCGCCGGCAGCAGTTCGTAGCGGATCGGAGCCTTTTTCTGCCAAACGTGGAGCAGCAGCGCCAGCACCAGGGAGTCCACGCCCCCGGAAACGGCGACCAGGATCCGGTCGCCGTCTGCCAGCATGGCATAGTCATGCATGGCCTGCCCCACCAGTCGGTTGATCCGGGGCGGAACCTGCATGAGCGCTCTGCTCATTTGCCCAGATAGCGGCACTCTGTGAGAATGCTTTGCAGCCCTTCGCGGGTCAGTTCCTCGGCTGTGCGCCAGGTGATGCCGCGTTTGCCGGCCTTGCCGATGGCAAACAGGTTTTCCATGAGCGATTCCTGCTGTTCGTCAAAGCGGCCATGGCACAGTACGGCGCCGGAATTGACGTCGTAGAGCCGGTAGTCCACGGTCACCGCGGCTGGCTGCTGCACGCCGTAGGGCCCGCCGTCCCGTTCCACGTAGCGGCTGAGCGAGGTTTCCAAAAGCGCCGTGCAGCCCACGCTCCGCGCCGCTTCCCGCGAGGCGTCCAACTTCACGATTTCCCCCGGCAACTGGATACCCTGCACCTGTTCGCTGGCGATAAAGCGGATTTTTCCGCCCTGGCCCAGGATGTCGCGCAGAATGCCATCGGTCACCGCGATGCCCGTGTCGAGACGCCTGTCCCTCGCCCCGCTCATGACCGCTGCCTGTACCGGCAGCACGCCGATGCAGGTCGGCGCGGGCGCAGGGGATTTTTTGGCATCGGCCGTGCCCTGATGCCCGCCTGTGGCGGAACAGGCGGAACTCAGAGCCAGGGCAGCCAGCAGCG
This region includes:
- the xerD gene encoding site-specific tyrosine recombinase XerD, with product MSSLQPFLDYLTTVRRLSANTVAAYRSDLQDVFTSLGTGQLADRPECVQAQIHDYLEACRQRGITARSLARRLAALRAYGNFLVIRGDLPINPLNLVDAPKTGLQLPKALTVAEVETLLHCFRTDSPIGLRNHAMLHLLYATGLRVSELVGLPLAACSLANGHLRVLGKGNKERVIPFAEQTACVIQEYLRKSRPLLLQGRPSPDLFVTSRGKAMTRIRFWQIIQKAALSAGIRKQISPHTLRHSFATHLLGGGADLRSVQMMLGHSDISTTQIYTHIDTSRLKEVHKKYHPRG
- the dut gene encoding dUTP diphosphatase yields the protein MQDCELEFLWLNGTPKDLPLPAYASAAAAGMDVAAALDAPLTLAPGAIALVPTGFAVAIPEGCELQVRPRSGLAVRHGVTVVNAPGTIDADYRGEVRVGLINLGPAAYTIRRGDRIAQLVLAPVLRATVKVVTQLAGTVRGSGGFGHTGR
- a CDS encoding MBL fold metallo-hydrolase, with product MRCIVLGSGSRGNATLIEAGSTRVLVDNGFSAKELLARLQRVAIEPESITALLLTHEHNDHVAGAGALARRLRLPVYGNVPTLRAAEAKLGKVPELHEFNTGDSFAVEGVEIHAFSVSHDTADPVGFTVSDGRQCIGYCTDTGTVTRLLRHTLSACQGLVLEANHDVDMLRDGPYPLALQQRVLSSQGHLSNERALQLVAELAQEGLRKLVLAHLSEINNAPELVQREIARWSAVLAGLEIRLASQHRPAPVLDLDAGEGG
- a CDS encoding tRNA 2-thiocytidine biosynthesis TtcA family protein: MQVPPRINRLVGQAMHDYAMLADGDRILVAVSGGVDSLVLALLLHVWQKKAPIRYELLPAHVCMDGTPENPGPSALAITEELAKNGLGLELLAALRPGPDSAANGSREHAAGTCFACARNRRNSLFRAARHLGCNKVALGHHQDDVIETFLLNLTCAGNISTMGPKQRLFRGQLTLIRPLAYVEKADIAALAAMNRLQPVASSCPLAGRTRRETMHNLALEIYRRVPGAKGQIFAALGNVRADYLLGARPVVTDVRLAD
- the rpsU gene encoding 30S ribosomal protein S21; this translates as MEVEVRGDLEYAIRQLKKKLQIDGIKRELKRREFYEKPSIRKRRKAAEALRKLRKFNRIKNRV